One Streptomyces sp. R28 DNA window includes the following coding sequences:
- a CDS encoding energy-coupling factor ABC transporter permease, giving the protein MHVPDGFIDAPTSAVTGVVAAAAVAVSLRGARRELDERTAPLAGLVAAFIFAVQMLNFPVAAGTSGHLLGGALAAILVGPFTGALCISVVLLMQGILFADGGLTALGVNITNMAIVGVVVAYVVFRGLVKVLPKTRRSITAASFVASVVSVPAAALAFTLLFWIGGTTDVSIGKVATAMVGVHLLIGIGEAAITALTVGAVIAVRPDLVYGARDLRQPLKLRIGGELVDAPATGAGAARPVAARTSRRTLWISGLVTSLVLAGFVSFYASASPDGLEKVAADKGFAGSAEKHAGADSPLADYGVKAIDDARLSGGLAGVIGVGATVVAGTGIFWAVRRRRTDEAADVSPTSVGV; this is encoded by the coding sequence GTGCACGTACCTGACGGATTCATCGACGCCCCTACCTCCGCCGTGACCGGAGTGGTCGCCGCGGCCGCGGTCGCCGTGAGCCTGCGCGGCGCGCGCCGCGAGCTCGACGAGCGGACGGCTCCGCTGGCCGGCCTGGTGGCGGCGTTCATCTTCGCGGTGCAGATGCTGAACTTCCCCGTGGCTGCCGGGACCAGCGGCCATCTGCTCGGCGGCGCCCTGGCCGCGATCCTCGTCGGCCCCTTCACCGGCGCGCTGTGCATCTCCGTCGTCCTGCTGATGCAGGGCATCCTCTTCGCGGACGGCGGCCTGACCGCGCTCGGCGTGAACATCACCAACATGGCGATCGTCGGCGTCGTCGTCGCCTACGTCGTCTTCCGTGGCCTGGTGAAGGTCCTGCCGAAGACGCGCCGGTCGATCACCGCCGCCTCCTTCGTCGCCTCGGTGGTCTCGGTGCCGGCCGCGGCCCTCGCGTTCACGCTCCTGTTCTGGATCGGCGGCACCACCGACGTCTCGATCGGCAAGGTCGCCACCGCCATGGTCGGCGTCCACCTGCTGATCGGCATCGGCGAGGCCGCGATCACCGCGCTGACCGTCGGCGCCGTCATCGCCGTACGCCCGGACCTCGTGTACGGCGCCCGTGACCTGCGCCAGCCGCTGAAGCTGCGGATCGGCGGCGAGCTCGTCGACGCTCCGGCGACCGGGGCCGGGGCCGCGCGGCCGGTCGCGGCCCGGACCTCGCGCCGGACGCTGTGGATCAGCGGCCTGGTCACCTCCCTCGTCCTCGCCGGGTTCGTCAGCTTCTACGCCTCCGCCAGCCCCGACGGCCTGGAGAAGGTCGCCGCGGACAAGGGGTTCGCCGGGTCCGCCGAGAAGCACGCGGGCGCCGACTCCCCCCTCGCCGACTACGGCGTCAAGGCCATCGACGACGCCCGGCTGTCCGGCGGCCTCGCCGGCGTGATCGGCGTCGGCGCCACGGTCGTCGCGGGCACCGGCATCTTCTGGGCGGTGCGCCGGCGTCGTACGGACGAGGCGGCCGACGTGTCGCCCACGAGCGTCGGCGTCTGA
- a CDS encoding serine hydrolase domain-containing protein: protein MSVNGTVAEGFEPVREAFARNFATLGERGAAVAVYRDGRKVVDLWAGTKDVDGTQAWQHGTAQVVRSATKGVAAAVPLLLHQRGELDLDAPVGEYWPEFKAHGKERLLVRHVLNHRAGLPVLDRPLTPEDALDPHRGPAAVAAQAPAWEPGTDHGYHALTYGWLLDELVRRVTGRWAGEWLAAEVAGPLGLDLWLGLPESEAGRVGRTGRVEGPEPVGGLRSRPKRSVTEAYDDPDSLTRRAFAAITPFPDQNDPAYRAAALPATNGIATAAGLARFYATLIGEVDGVRLFDPATVELARAQESAGPDLVLVVGTRFGLGYMLHGTASPLLGPGSFGHPGRGGALGFADPEAGIAFGYVTNGFRKTVTADPRAQALIRAVRAALA, encoded by the coding sequence GTGAGCGTGAACGGCACAGTGGCCGAGGGCTTCGAGCCGGTCCGGGAGGCGTTCGCACGGAACTTCGCCACGCTCGGGGAGCGGGGCGCGGCCGTCGCCGTGTACCGGGACGGGCGCAAGGTCGTCGACCTGTGGGCCGGCACGAAGGACGTCGACGGTACGCAGGCGTGGCAGCACGGCACCGCGCAGGTCGTGCGCTCGGCGACCAAGGGCGTCGCCGCCGCCGTACCGCTCCTCCTGCACCAGCGCGGGGAGCTGGACCTGGACGCGCCGGTGGGCGAGTACTGGCCGGAGTTCAAGGCGCACGGCAAGGAGCGGCTGCTGGTCCGGCATGTGCTGAACCACCGCGCCGGGCTCCCGGTGCTCGACCGCCCGCTCACGCCCGAGGACGCGCTGGACCCGCATCGCGGCCCCGCGGCGGTGGCCGCGCAGGCGCCCGCGTGGGAGCCGGGCACCGACCACGGCTATCACGCGCTGACGTACGGCTGGCTGCTGGACGAGCTGGTGCGGCGGGTGACGGGGCGGTGGGCCGGCGAGTGGCTCGCGGCGGAGGTCGCCGGTCCGCTGGGCCTGGACCTGTGGCTGGGGTTGCCGGAGTCGGAGGCCGGCCGGGTGGGCCGTACCGGCCGGGTCGAGGGGCCCGAGCCGGTGGGCGGACTGCGCTCACGCCCGAAGCGCTCGGTCACCGAGGCCTACGACGACCCGGACTCCCTGACCCGCCGCGCGTTCGCCGCGATCACCCCGTTCCCCGACCAGAACGACCCCGCCTACCGCGCCGCGGCCCTCCCCGCGACGAACGGCATCGCGACGGCCGCCGGGCTGGCCCGCTTCTACGCCACGCTGATCGGCGAGGTCGACGGCGTACGGCTCTTCGACCCGGCGACGGTGGAGCTCGCTCGGGCGCAGGAGTCGGCGGGCCCGGACCTCGTCCTGGTCGTGGGCACCCGCTTCGGCCTCGGCTACATGCTGCACGGCACCGCGTCGCCCTTGCTGGGGCCGGGTTCCTTCGGCCACCCCGGCCGCGGCGGCGCCCTCGGCTTCGCCGACCCGGAGGCGGGGATCGCGTTCGGCTATGTGACGAACGGCTTCCGCAAGACGGTGACGGCGGATCCGAGGGCGCAGGCGTTGATACGGGCGGTACGGGCGGCGCTCGCGTAG
- a CDS encoding penicillin-binding transpeptidase domain-containing protein, protein MGNRGRVAERRKTNPAVLGGMIAVVIGGAGFGAYALFGGGAVADSRTQSTSASADDKAKDVKTGPLSATEVTSAAREFLTAWQHGQVSEAAAATDDTTAATTLLTGYTKDAHIKDVTLTAGTRTGDKVPFSVKGTVSYKGTEKPLTYDSSLTVVRRAEDGKPLVEWHAAIVHPDLKDGDTLVTGESGTPPVKALDRDGGELTEATYPSLGSVLDGLREKYGEKAGGKAGVELQVIRGKESKKAELSDKSLLELSKGTPGTVRTTLSPTMQAAAEKQVAARAKASVVVLRPSTGEILAVANSSHGFNTAFQGSLAPGSTMKVITSSLLIEKGLASPDKEHPCPKYFTYGHWKFQNDDKFEIKGGTFKASFARSCNTAFISQAPELDNDSLTQQAQQVFGLSMNNWSVGVPTFDGAVPVQSQAQMAASLIGQGGVRMNPLNMASVSATVKTGAFKQPYLVAPTVDNRALATASRSMSASTLSQLRELMSYTAAYGTAAEAMSGVVGDVGAKTGSAEVDGQKKPNGWFTAYRNDLAAAGVVQAGGHGGDTAGPIVAALLKMGG, encoded by the coding sequence GTGGGCAACAGAGGGCGCGTCGCTGAGCGACGGAAGACCAACCCCGCCGTGCTCGGCGGGATGATCGCCGTGGTCATCGGCGGCGCCGGGTTCGGTGCCTACGCGCTGTTCGGCGGCGGGGCCGTCGCCGACAGCCGTACGCAGTCGACGTCGGCGAGCGCCGACGACAAGGCGAAGGACGTCAAGACCGGCCCGCTGTCGGCGACCGAGGTCACGTCCGCGGCCCGGGAGTTCCTCACCGCCTGGCAGCACGGCCAAGTGTCCGAGGCGGCCGCCGCCACTGACGACACCACGGCCGCCACGACCCTGCTCACCGGCTACACCAAGGACGCCCACATCAAGGACGTCACCCTCACCGCCGGCACCCGCACCGGCGACAAGGTCCCCTTCTCCGTGAAGGGCACGGTGTCGTACAAGGGCACCGAGAAGCCGCTGACGTACGACAGTTCGCTCACCGTCGTCCGCCGCGCCGAGGACGGCAAGCCGCTCGTCGAGTGGCACGCCGCGATCGTCCACCCCGACCTCAAGGACGGCGACACGCTGGTCACCGGCGAGTCCGGCACCCCGCCGGTCAAGGCGCTCGACCGGGACGGCGGCGAGCTGACGGAGGCCACGTATCCCTCGCTGGGCTCGGTCCTGGACGGGCTGCGCGAGAAGTACGGCGAGAAGGCCGGCGGCAAGGCGGGCGTCGAGCTCCAGGTGATCCGCGGCAAGGAGTCCAAGAAAGCCGAGCTGTCCGACAAGTCCCTGCTGGAGCTGAGCAAGGGCACGCCGGGCACCGTGCGGACGACGCTGAGCCCGACGATGCAGGCCGCCGCGGAGAAGCAGGTGGCCGCCAGGGCCAAGGCGTCGGTGGTCGTCCTGCGCCCCTCGACGGGCGAGATCCTGGCGGTCGCGAACTCCTCGCACGGCTTCAACACCGCCTTCCAGGGCTCCCTCGCCCCGGGCTCCACGATGAAGGTCATCACCTCGTCGCTGCTGATCGAGAAGGGCCTCGCGTCGCCGGACAAGGAGCACCCCTGCCCGAAGTACTTCACGTACGGGCACTGGAAGTTCCAGAACGACGACAAGTTCGAGATCAAGGGCGGCACCTTCAAGGCGAGCTTCGCCCGCTCCTGCAACACGGCCTTCATCAGCCAGGCCCCCGAGCTGGACAACGACAGCCTGACCCAGCAGGCCCAGCAGGTCTTCGGCCTCTCCATGAACAACTGGTCCGTCGGCGTGCCGACCTTCGACGGCGCCGTCCCGGTCCAGTCGCAGGCCCAGATGGCGGCCTCGCTGATCGGCCAGGGCGGGGTGCGGATGAACCCGCTGAACATGGCGTCGGTCTCGGCGACGGTCAAGACGGGCGCCTTCAAGCAGCCTTACCTGGTGGCCCCGACGGTCGACAACCGCGCCCTCGCCACCGCCTCCCGCTCCATGTCCGCGTCCACGCTGTCCCAGCTGCGCGAGCTGATGTCCTACACGGCGGCCTACGGCACGGCGGCCGAGGCGATGTCCGGGGTCGTCGGTGACGTCGGCGCGAAGACCGGCTCGGCGGAGGTCGACGGCCAGAAGAAGCCGAACGGCTGGTTCACCGCGTACCGCAACGACCTCGCGGCGGCGGGCGTGGTCCAGGCGGGCGGCCACGGCGGCGACACGGCGGGTCCGATCGTGGCGGCGCTGCTGAAGATGGGTGGCTGA
- a CDS encoding DUF1876 domain-containing protein yields MMHTAVGWHVELEFQEDQTHTRAVAMVRLPDGTEVRAHGHASRHHTDANQPRVGEEIAGARALNELAMQMLTKAHGEIDQASGRTSHPIHA; encoded by the coding sequence ATGATGCACACCGCAGTGGGATGGCATGTCGAGCTGGAGTTCCAGGAGGACCAGACGCACACCAGGGCGGTCGCGATGGTGCGGCTCCCCGACGGCACCGAGGTACGGGCCCACGGGCACGCCTCACGGCACCACACGGACGCGAATCAGCCACGCGTCGGGGAGGAGATCGCCGGTGCTCGCGCGCTGAACGAGCTGGCGATGCAGATGCTCACCAAGGCGCACGGGGAGATCGACCAGGCGTCGGGGCGCACGTCGCACCCGATCCACGCCTGA
- a CDS encoding MarR family winged helix-turn-helix transcriptional regulator: MGAAGIGAEGSLLLDEQLCFALYAAQRAVTAAYRPLLDELGLTYPQYLVLLVLWERGETTVKELAGALRLDYGTVSPLLKRLQAAGLVRRERAASDERSVLVRCTGRGEELRERAARVPGALLAETGLGGPEVERLRGELWQLATKAAAAADRTR, encoded by the coding sequence ATCGGGGCCGCGGGTATCGGGGCCGAGGGCTCGCTGCTGCTGGACGAGCAGCTGTGCTTCGCGCTGTACGCCGCCCAGCGCGCGGTCACGGCCGCGTACCGCCCGCTCCTCGACGAACTCGGCCTCACCTACCCGCAGTACCTCGTCCTGCTGGTCCTCTGGGAGCGCGGCGAGACGACGGTGAAGGAGCTGGCCGGCGCGCTGCGGCTGGACTACGGCACGGTGTCGCCGCTGCTCAAGCGGCTTCAGGCGGCGGGGCTTGTCCGCCGGGAGCGCGCGGCGAGCGACGAGCGCTCGGTACTGGTCAGGTGCACGGGGCGCGGCGAGGAGCTGCGGGAGCGCGCGGCCCGCGTGCCCGGCGCCCTGCTCGCCGAGACCGGGCTCGGCGGCCCGGAGGTGGAGCGGCTGCGCGGAGAGCTGTGGCAGCTGGCGACGAAGGCGGCGGCAGCGGCCGACCGCACCCGCTGA
- a CDS encoding HIT family protein produces MDAREQACAFCEIVAGTGWARVVYEDAHTLAFFPLAPATRGHTLVVPRAHSADLWAMDEADAQHLFHSVAVVGRALRAVLEPDGMNVINSAGAAASQSVFHTHVHLVPRRPGDAMGPIWPPKGAGFRDDGDAEAAADELAARLSEAIAGPAR; encoded by the coding sequence ATGGACGCCCGTGAACAGGCTTGCGCCTTCTGCGAGATCGTCGCCGGCACCGGCTGGGCACGGGTGGTGTACGAGGACGCGCACACCCTCGCCTTCTTCCCGCTGGCGCCCGCGACGCGCGGCCACACTCTGGTCGTGCCCAGGGCGCATTCGGCGGACCTGTGGGCGATGGACGAGGCGGATGCCCAACACCTGTTCCACTCCGTGGCGGTGGTGGGCAGGGCGCTGCGCGCGGTCCTCGAACCCGACGGCATGAACGTCATCAACTCCGCGGGCGCGGCGGCCTCGCAGTCCGTGTTCCACACCCATGTGCACCTCGTGCCGCGCCGGCCGGGGGACGCGATGGGGCCCATCTGGCCCCCGAAGGGGGCGGGGTTCCGGGACGACGGCGATGCCGAGGCGGCAGCGGACGAGCTCGCCGCCCGCCTCTCCGAGGCGATCGCCGGTCCGGCGCGCTGA
- a CDS encoding metallophosphoesterase, translating into MRCCFSAHLPALAALSAFPGPCEVLRSGARLAPALLRTASAAMQRARSHHPDDLTAVNLELVTLTEDTAVITWYTGIPGTDDGLGHPLPAITEGEVVYGTHPSRLNRTASEGLPTAHHQVELTDLEPGQTYYYQARSRGAAATPTPLHLVRGNAVGTSTFGFGPGGGPYSFTTPQPPPGRHLLSVALCNDLHLGETTAGLVGGLPLLRGVVQQPGRAPYPELMSRALVEEARRRGADLLLAGGDISAGGAAHDLREARRILDGFGTHGRDYFVVRGNHDRYRSDGAGDDAFPHAFHNSLPGGGPGYFAHDLGGLRIIGLDTYVKTGNGADAGGLGSEQLAWFQARLRESPDQPTLVFGHHPLTVRDSVFPVTRGQCLDRRQARTVLDAYASAPGVFLHHAGHTHRNKRTVLPRAPHVTQQEVAAAKEYPGGFTLLRIHSGGYALNHYKAGDPAARQWSERSRRVAAGLWPHHALGRSVTDRNSMTAHDLSGVTVSPGVNRT; encoded by the coding sequence ATGCGCTGCTGCTTCTCCGCCCACCTCCCCGCTCTCGCGGCACTGTCGGCCTTCCCCGGCCCCTGCGAGGTGCTGCGCTCCGGCGCGCGCCTCGCCCCTGCCCTCCTGCGCACGGCCTCGGCCGCCATGCAGCGGGCGCGCTCCCACCACCCCGACGACCTGACCGCCGTCAATCTGGAACTGGTCACCCTCACCGAGGACACCGCCGTCATCACCTGGTACACCGGCATCCCCGGCACCGACGACGGCCTGGGGCACCCCCTGCCCGCGATCACCGAGGGCGAGGTCGTCTACGGCACCCACCCCTCCCGGCTCAACCGCACCGCGTCCGAGGGCCTGCCGACCGCCCACCACCAGGTCGAGCTCACGGACCTGGAGCCGGGGCAGACGTACTACTACCAGGCCCGCTCACGGGGCGCGGCCGCCACGCCCACCCCGCTGCACCTGGTGCGCGGCAACGCGGTGGGCACGTCGACGTTCGGGTTCGGTCCGGGCGGCGGGCCGTACTCCTTCACCACGCCGCAGCCCCCGCCCGGCCGGCACCTGCTGTCGGTCGCGCTCTGCAACGACCTGCACCTCGGCGAGACCACCGCGGGCCTGGTCGGCGGCCTGCCCCTGCTGCGCGGGGTGGTGCAGCAGCCGGGGCGCGCGCCCTATCCGGAGCTCATGAGCCGCGCCCTGGTCGAGGAGGCCCGTCGGCGCGGGGCGGACCTGCTGCTGGCCGGCGGCGACATCTCGGCCGGCGGAGCAGCTCACGACCTGCGCGAGGCCCGGCGGATCCTGGACGGCTTCGGCACGCACGGGCGGGACTACTTCGTCGTACGCGGCAACCACGACCGCTACCGCAGCGACGGCGCCGGGGACGACGCCTTCCCTCACGCCTTCCACAACTCCCTCCCGGGCGGCGGGCCCGGCTACTTCGCCCATGACCTCGGCGGGCTGCGGATCATCGGCCTCGACACGTACGTCAAGACCGGCAACGGCGCCGACGCCGGCGGGCTCGGGTCGGAGCAACTGGCGTGGTTCCAGGCGCGCTTGAGGGAGTCGCCGGACCAGCCGACGCTGGTGTTCGGGCACCATCCGCTGACCGTGCGGGACTCGGTGTTCCCGGTGACCCGCGGCCAGTGCCTGGACCGCCGCCAGGCCCGCACCGTCCTCGACGCCTACGCGTCCGCACCCGGCGTCTTCCTCCACCACGCGGGCCACACGCACCGCAACAAGCGCACCGTGCTGCCGCGGGCCCCGCACGTCACCCAGCAGGAGGTCGCCGCCGCCAAGGAGTACCCCGGCGGTTTCACCCTCCTGCGCATCCACTCCGGCGGTTACGCCCTCAACCACTACAAGGCCGGTGACCCGGCGGCCCGGCAGTGGAGCGAGCGCAGCCGCCGGGTCGCCGCGGGCCTGTGGCCGCACCACGCCCTGGGCCGCTCGGTCACCGACCGCAACAGCATGACCGCGCACGACCTGTCGGGAGTCACGGTTTCACCGGGCGTGAATCGCACGTAA
- a CDS encoding SsgA family sporulation/cell division regulator → MSVVEQYARAHIVTDADLLQEEQEAVPVVLRYDPDTDPRSVRVRLPGREEHEWTFSRSLLEQGLRAPAGSGEIRVWPCGRVQAVVEFHSDQGVSVVQFESKALMRFLRRTYLAAAPVAR, encoded by the coding sequence ATGTCGGTAGTCGAACAGTACGCCCGAGCACATATCGTCACGGACGCCGACCTTTTGCAGGAGGAGCAGGAGGCCGTCCCGGTCGTCCTGCGCTATGACCCCGACACCGATCCGCGCTCGGTGCGCGTGCGGTTGCCCGGTCGCGAGGAACACGAGTGGACGTTCTCGCGCTCCCTGCTGGAACAGGGGCTGCGTGCCCCGGCCGGGAGCGGCGAGATACGTGTGTGGCCGTGCGGGAGGGTGCAGGCCGTCGTGGAGTTCCACTCGGACCAGGGCGTTTCCGTGGTGCAGTTCGAGTCGAAGGCCTTGATGAGGTTTCTGCGGCGGACCTATCTGGCCGCCGCACCCGTGGCGCGCTGA
- a CDS encoding energy-coupling factor ABC transporter ATP-binding protein, with protein sequence MVAVTEPIASLEVAGLAFAYPDGHQALFGVDFSVARGERVALLGPNGAGKTTLVLHLNGILTGGTGTVHVAGLPVGKQHMAEIRRRVGIVFQDPDDQLFMPTVREDVAFGPAAAGLKGLELEERVDRALERVGMAEFKDRPPHHLSFGQRRRVAVATVLAMEPEILVLDEPSSNLDPASRRELADILRSLDVTVLMVTHDLPYALELCPRSLVLSEGVIAADGKTAELLSDDELMRAHRLELPFGFDPRSVTMGA encoded by the coding sequence ATGGTCGCTGTGACGGAACCGATTGCCTCCCTCGAAGTGGCCGGTCTGGCCTTCGCCTACCCCGACGGCCACCAGGCCCTGTTCGGCGTGGACTTCTCCGTCGCGCGCGGCGAGCGGGTCGCGCTGCTCGGGCCGAACGGCGCCGGCAAGACGACCCTCGTCCTGCACCTCAACGGCATCCTGACCGGCGGCACGGGCACCGTGCACGTCGCCGGGCTGCCCGTCGGCAAGCAGCACATGGCCGAGATCCGGCGCCGGGTCGGCATCGTCTTCCAGGACCCGGACGACCAGCTGTTCATGCCGACGGTCCGCGAGGACGTCGCCTTCGGCCCCGCGGCGGCCGGGCTGAAGGGGCTGGAGCTGGAGGAGCGGGTCGACCGGGCGCTGGAGCGGGTCGGCATGGCTGAGTTCAAGGACCGTCCGCCGCACCACCTCTCCTTCGGCCAGCGGCGCCGGGTCGCGGTGGCGACCGTCCTGGCGATGGAGCCGGAGATCCTCGTCCTGGACGAGCCCTCCTCCAACCTCGACCCCGCCTCCCGCCGCGAACTGGCCGACATCCTGCGCTCGTTGGACGTCACCGTGCTCATGGTCACGCACGACCTGCCGTACGCCCTGGAGCTGTGCCCGCGCTCCCTCGTCCTCAGCGAGGGCGTGATCGCGGCGGACGGCAAGACGGCGGAGCTGCTGTCCGACGACGAGCTGATGCGCGCCCATCGCCTGGAGCTGCCGTTCGGATTCGATCCGCGGTCCGTGACAATGGGCGCGTGA
- the cbiQ gene encoding cobalt ECF transporter T component CbiQ, whose protein sequence is MGAGHAHRLYRHGHSPVHGLPPHTKLAAAFAFVVVVVSTPREAMWAFGLYAVLLALVAYAARVPAGFLLKRLLIEVPFVAFAVLMPFVAQGERVEVLGMSLSVSGLWGAWNVLAKGTLGVAASVLLASTTELRELLLGLQRLKLPPLLVQIASFMIRYGDVITDEMRRMRIARESRGFEAKGVRHWGVLAKSAGALFIRSYERGERVHLAMVSRGYAGSMPVIDEVTASRAQWSYALALPFAALVVCLLGWSL, encoded by the coding sequence ATGGGCGCAGGGCACGCGCACCGGCTCTACCGGCACGGGCACTCACCCGTGCACGGCCTGCCGCCGCACACCAAGCTCGCCGCGGCCTTCGCCTTCGTGGTGGTCGTGGTGTCGACGCCGCGGGAGGCGATGTGGGCGTTCGGCCTGTACGCCGTGCTGCTCGCGCTCGTCGCGTACGCCGCGCGCGTGCCCGCCGGGTTCCTGCTGAAGCGACTGCTGATCGAGGTGCCGTTCGTCGCGTTCGCCGTGCTGATGCCGTTCGTGGCGCAGGGCGAGCGGGTCGAGGTACTGGGCATGTCGTTGAGCGTCAGTGGACTGTGGGGCGCCTGGAACGTGCTCGCGAAGGGGACTCTGGGCGTCGCCGCCTCCGTACTCCTCGCCTCCACGACCGAGCTGCGTGAACTGCTCCTCGGCCTGCAGCGGTTGAAGCTCCCGCCGCTGCTCGTGCAGATCGCGTCCTTCATGATCCGGTACGGCGATGTCATCACGGACGAGATGCGGCGGATGCGTATCGCCCGCGAGTCGCGCGGCTTCGAGGCGAAGGGCGTGCGGCACTGGGGCGTCCTCGCGAAGTCGGCGGGCGCGCTGTTCATCCGGTCCTACGAGCGCGGCGAGCGCGTGCATCTGGCCATGGTCAGCCGCGGGTACGCCGGTTCGATGCCGGTGATCGACGAGGTGACCGCGTCCCGGGCGCAGTGGTCGTACGCCCTCGCGCTCCCCTTCGCCGCCCTCGTCGTCTGTCTGCTGGGATGGTCGCTGTGA
- a CDS encoding organic hydroperoxide resistance protein translates to MTAEDTAVDTRPTKIMYVAEATAHGGRDGYVTSQDGQIELKVAMPPQLGGDGNGTNPEQLFAAGYSSCFHNALILVGNREGYDLTGSTVAAKVGIGPNKHRGYGLAVALSVSLPVLDADLAAKLVDAAHEVCPYSNATRGNIDVTILLG, encoded by the coding sequence ATGACCGCCGAGGACACCGCCGTCGACACCCGTCCGACGAAGATCATGTACGTCGCCGAGGCCACCGCGCACGGCGGCCGGGACGGCTATGTCACCAGCCAGGACGGCCAGATCGAGCTCAAGGTCGCGATGCCCCCGCAGCTCGGCGGCGACGGCAACGGCACCAACCCCGAGCAACTGTTCGCCGCCGGCTACAGCTCCTGCTTCCACAACGCGCTGATCCTGGTCGGCAACCGCGAGGGCTACGACCTCACCGGATCCACGGTCGCCGCGAAGGTCGGCATCGGCCCCAACAAGCACCGCGGCTACGGCCTCGCGGTCGCCCTCAGCGTCTCCCTGCCGGTCCTGGACGCGGACCTCGCGGCCAAGCTGGTGGACGCGGCGCACGAGGTCTGCCCGTACTCCAACGCGACCCGGGGGAACATCGACGTCACGATCCTGCTTGGGTAG
- a CDS encoding toll/interleukin-1 receptor domain-containing protein, whose product MGGIFINYRRGDHEDVVRKLYDRLEQHFGEDQVFRDVASIVPGQRYPDTLRERVADCEVLLVVVHRGWLEARGPSGGLRLDDEADWVRREIDQALHTGKTVVPLLLDGAAPPRADQLPWPIRELAHRNAQSLRAARFEDDLAELIAVLETVVSRTWRPVPPPPPGYRPGRWLGVLTASAAGAALLGVPALPQRGDWARGDGLPWTLYATLGGCLLLCAPLVAVAVGRFLLRRPIDSWERDLHAVKHQTYVRQTWPMGAGLVLIGLFPALQMGGDKGMWGSMVLLLVMGLAVAHTAATHIRLKRRDADLWARWPQGLPDRVTRPVLRRAIARLELRLAESRPPLSREQREKAGWELKDMRGALGRLADEAGRSRVRWLCQDHPWTLAGYCVGLALVTALAVASGLAFDAAGQGRPRVYVTLAVVVLVGTALALSTMELALRHQRRLRTDLATEAAERIALLADRVSALSAPARTRRPTPVPRPEEFDEPD is encoded by the coding sequence GTGGGCGGCATCTTCATCAACTACCGCAGGGGCGATCACGAAGACGTCGTGCGGAAACTGTACGACCGGCTCGAACAGCACTTCGGCGAGGACCAGGTGTTCCGCGACGTCGCGTCCATCGTGCCGGGGCAGCGGTACCCGGACACGCTGCGGGAGCGGGTGGCGGACTGCGAGGTGCTGCTCGTGGTCGTGCACCGGGGCTGGCTCGAGGCGCGGGGCCCGTCCGGCGGACTGCGGCTGGACGACGAGGCGGACTGGGTCCGCCGGGAGATCGACCAGGCCCTGCACACCGGCAAGACCGTCGTCCCCCTGCTGCTGGACGGCGCCGCCCCGCCGAGAGCGGACCAACTGCCGTGGCCCATCCGGGAACTGGCCCACCGCAACGCCCAGTCGCTGCGCGCGGCCCGTTTCGAGGACGACCTCGCGGAACTGATCGCCGTACTGGAGACCGTCGTCTCCCGGACCTGGCGGCCCGTCCCGCCGCCACCGCCGGGGTACCGGCCGGGGCGGTGGCTCGGCGTCCTCACCGCGTCGGCGGCCGGCGCGGCGCTGCTCGGGGTCCCCGCACTGCCCCAGCGCGGCGACTGGGCGCGCGGGGACGGCCTCCCGTGGACCCTGTACGCCACTCTGGGTGGCTGCCTGCTGCTGTGCGCGCCGCTCGTCGCGGTCGCCGTCGGCCGCTTCCTGCTCCGCCGCCCCATCGACAGCTGGGAACGCGACCTGCACGCCGTCAAGCACCAGACGTACGTCCGGCAGACCTGGCCGATGGGCGCGGGGCTCGTGCTCATCGGGCTGTTCCCGGCGCTTCAGATGGGGGGCGACAAGGGCATGTGGGGGTCCATGGTCCTGCTGCTGGTCATGGGCCTCGCCGTCGCGCACACGGCCGCCACCCACATCCGCCTCAAGCGGCGCGACGCCGACCTGTGGGCCCGCTGGCCGCAGGGCCTGCCGGACCGGGTGACCCGGCCCGTGCTGCGCCGGGCGATCGCGCGGCTGGAACTGCGCCTGGCCGAGTCGCGGCCGCCGCTCTCCCGCGAGCAGCGCGAGAAGGCCGGCTGGGAACTGAAGGACATGCGCGGGGCGCTCGGGCGGCTGGCGGACGAGGCGGGGCGCTCCCGAGTGCGGTGGCTGTGCCAGGACCACCCCTGGACCCTCGCCGGCTACTGCGTGGGGCTGGCCCTGGTCACAGCCCTGGCCGTGGCGTCCGGGCTCGCCTTCGACGCGGCGGGCCAGGGCAGGCCGCGGGTCTACGTCACGCTGGCGGTCGTGGTCCTGGTCGGCACGGCTCTGGCGCTGTCCACCATGGAACTCGCGCTGCGCCACCAGCGCCGGCTGCGCACCGACCTGGCGACCGAGGCCGCCGAGCGGATCGCCCTGCTCGCCGACCGGGTGAGCGCCCTCAGCGCCCCCGCCCGCACCAGGCGCCCGACCCCGGTCCCACGGCCCGAGGAGTTCGACGAGCCCGACTAG